In Kushneria marisflavi, the following are encoded in one genomic region:
- a CDS encoding entericidin A/B family lipoprotein, with amino-acid sequence MKKWMSMMLIALFSAAALSACNTVGGAGQDIEEGGESIQDAAN; translated from the coding sequence ATGAAAAAATGGATGAGCATGATGCTGATTGCCCTCTTTTCCGCAGCCGCGCTGTCAGCCTGTAACACTGTCGGTGGTGCAGGTCAGGACATCGAAGAAGGTGGTGAGTCCATTCAGGACGCTGCCAACTGA
- a CDS encoding isochorismatase, translated as MAIPAIASYSLPTTAELPDNRVNWQIEPSRAVLLIHDMQRYFLAKYDVSATPIPEVIRHLAALIKTARAAGVPVVYTAQPTDQPDSDRALLNDFWGPGLPAHPEQYPILDELAPQDGDVVLTKWRYSAFQRSDLRQRMSDWGRDQLIIGGVYAHIGCMATALEGFMQDVQCFMLTDGVADFSRERHDMALEYVAGRCGVVTTSAHALAALESGQGNQQAEGAMTQAALTERVATLAGVSAEEIPADDNLLFYGLDSMRMMTFVEELRREGFDVSFMDLVEAPTIIDWVALLNRQGVSA; from the coding sequence ATGGCCATTCCCGCCATCGCAAGCTATTCACTGCCCACGACAGCCGAGCTGCCCGACAACCGGGTCAACTGGCAGATCGAGCCGTCACGCGCGGTACTGCTGATTCACGACATGCAGCGCTACTTTCTGGCCAAGTATGACGTGAGCGCAACCCCCATTCCCGAGGTAATCCGTCATCTGGCGGCTTTGATCAAAACTGCCCGCGCGGCAGGCGTACCGGTAGTCTATACCGCTCAGCCGACCGATCAGCCTGACAGCGACCGTGCCCTGCTCAATGATTTCTGGGGGCCGGGGCTGCCGGCGCATCCCGAGCAGTATCCGATATTAGACGAGCTGGCCCCTCAGGACGGAGACGTGGTGCTGACCAAATGGCGCTACAGCGCCTTTCAACGCAGCGATCTGCGCCAGCGCATGTCCGACTGGGGGCGTGATCAGCTGATCATTGGCGGGGTCTATGCCCACATCGGTTGCATGGCCACGGCGCTGGAAGGCTTCATGCAGGACGTGCAGTGTTTCATGCTCACCGACGGCGTGGCAGATTTCTCCCGCGAGCGTCACGACATGGCGCTTGAATACGTGGCCGGGCGCTGCGGCGTGGTCACCACCAGCGCTCACGCCCTTGCCGCACTCGAGTCCGGCCAGGGCAATCAGCAGGCCGAAGGTGCCATGACGCAGGCCGCGCTGACCGAGCGGGTCGCGACACTGGCCGGTGTCAGTGCCGAGGAGATTCCTGCCGATGACAACCTGCTTTTCTACGGGCTGGACTCGATGCGCATGATGACGTTCGTCGAGGAGCTGCGCCGGGAAGGCTTTGATGTCAGCTTCATGGATCTGGTCGAAGCGCCGACCATTATCGATTGGGTGGCGCTGCTCAACCGTCAGGGAGTGAGTGCATGA
- a CDS encoding (2,3-dihydroxybenzoyl)adenylate synthase: protein MTNPISAPLQRATLDDIIERCPDYPVERQRLYREKGCWIDETFGAMLRRLAAEHGPREALVEGELRLSYTDLDRRVDAFARGLRRVGIERGDRVVIQLPNRHEFVVACFALFRLGALPIFALPAHRRFEIEHFCRAATARALLICDRDAGFDYRSMAREVRTTVPTLEQVIVCGEAEEFTAFDDLLEHEGEPVEDVPSAHDLAFFQLSGGTTGVPKLIPRRHDDYHYSLRESNRACAVTLDTIYLVALPIAHNFPMSSPGFLGVLLGGGRLVIAPRPSPDECFALIERERVTMTSLVPPLAMLWLDSAPHAQADLSSLDILQVGGAKLVSEAARRVAPALGCRLQQVFGMAEGLVNYTGLDDPIELINTTQGQPMSPLDEVLVVDDDDQPIPPGGVGHLITRGPYTIPGYFVAPAEGDEPEGTHNQRAFTRDGFYRTGDRVQRTPDGYLIVEGRDKDQINRGGEKVAAEEVENQLLAHDSVHDVAVVAMPDPYLGERVCAFVVPRGETPKPMVLARFLRDRGLAHYKVPERFEFLEAFPQTGVGKISKKALRQTLKAHWFAEGKPESK from the coding sequence ATGACCAACCCGATATCGGCGCCGTTACAGCGCGCCACGCTTGACGACATCATCGAACGCTGCCCGGACTATCCGGTTGAACGCCAGCGTCTTTACCGCGAAAAAGGCTGCTGGATCGATGAAACCTTCGGCGCCATGCTGCGCCGCCTGGCCGCTGAACACGGCCCGCGCGAAGCGCTGGTCGAGGGTGAGCTGCGCCTGAGCTACACCGACCTTGACCGGCGTGTCGATGCCTTTGCCCGCGGCCTGCGCCGGGTGGGCATCGAGCGCGGCGACCGGGTCGTCATCCAGCTGCCCAACCGTCATGAATTCGTGGTGGCCTGCTTTGCGCTCTTTCGTCTTGGCGCGCTGCCGATCTTTGCCCTCCCGGCGCATCGCCGCTTTGAAATCGAGCATTTTTGTCGCGCGGCCACGGCAAGGGCGCTGTTGATCTGCGATCGCGACGCCGGCTTTGACTACCGCAGCATGGCCCGTGAGGTGCGCACAACGGTGCCCACGCTTGAGCAGGTGATCGTGTGTGGCGAGGCCGAAGAGTTCACGGCATTTGATGACCTCCTTGAGCACGAAGGCGAGCCGGTCGAAGACGTGCCGAGCGCCCACGACCTGGCCTTTTTCCAGCTCTCCGGCGGCACCACCGGCGTACCCAAGCTGATCCCGCGGCGCCATGACGACTATCACTACAGCCTGCGCGAGAGCAATCGCGCCTGCGCGGTAACGCTTGATACGATCTATCTGGTGGCGCTGCCGATTGCGCACAATTTCCCCATGAGTTCGCCGGGCTTTCTGGGCGTGCTGCTCGGCGGTGGCCGGCTGGTCATCGCCCCACGCCCCAGCCCGGACGAGTGCTTTGCCCTGATCGAGCGCGAGCGGGTCACCATGACCTCGCTGGTGCCGCCGCTGGCCATGCTGTGGCTCGACAGTGCCCCGCATGCTCAGGCGGACCTGTCGAGTCTCGACATCCTGCAGGTGGGCGGAGCAAAGCTGGTGAGCGAGGCCGCGCGCCGCGTGGCCCCGGCACTGGGCTGTCGGCTGCAGCAGGTGTTCGGCATGGCCGAGGGGCTGGTCAACTATACCGGCCTTGATGACCCGATCGAGCTGATCAACACCACTCAGGGTCAGCCGATGTCACCGCTTGATGAGGTGCTGGTGGTCGATGACGACGATCAGCCGATTCCACCGGGCGGCGTGGGCCATCTGATCACGCGCGGCCCCTATACCATTCCGGGCTATTTCGTGGCGCCGGCCGAAGGCGATGAGCCTGAAGGTACTCACAACCAGCGCGCCTTCACCAGGGATGGGTTTTATCGCACCGGCGATCGCGTCCAGAGGACACCGGATGGCTATTTGATTGTCGAAGGACGTGACAAGGATCAGATCAACCGCGGTGGCGAGAAGGTCGCCGCCGAGGAAGTCGAAAACCAGCTGCTGGCTCACGACAGCGTTCATGACGTGGCCGTGGTTGCCATGCCCGACCCTTATCTGGGCGAGCGTGTCTGCGCCTTTGTGGTGCCACGCGGCGAGACCCCGAAGCCGATGGTGCTGGCGCGATTTCTGCGCGACCGCGGCCTTGCACATTACAAGGTACCCGAACGCTTTGAATTTCTTGAAGCCTTCCCCCAGACCGGAGTGGGCAAGATCAGCAAAAAGGCGTTGCGCCAGACGCTCAAGGCACACTGGTTCGCCGAGGGCAAACCCGAGAGCAAGTAG
- a CDS encoding TonB-dependent siderophore receptor, whose translation MNQTGKFYPGAGEVRYLTSFLAGAVLLPVAGGVWAAEPQGDSGAATTTVTTTTATASGGDGSRLDTITVEGNRLYDMLPSEQTGGYGVDAATVGTKTPAALRDIPQSISVVTREAIEDQNFDTLDQMAKRTPGVRVLSNDDGRSSIYSRGYEYDEYSIDGLPSPMSSITGSVPTLSAVDRVEIMRGPSGLFNSTSEMGGIVNLVRKRPTYDFQGHVTGRYGSWDQRYIETDLSGPINADGSVRGRLVIDNSDTNGFVDHNDNERNNFYGALDADLDEDTTLSLAFLRQSKDINVNNGLPANRDGSLREYRRSKLFGADWNSFTSQSNDWIAELTHRFDNGAYGRLAGRYSNRNADYNYAFGAGGPAAGVDENGNATLMGLGGKADEQSVALDASYSQPFEALGNTSEFVVGTDYKRFETEQEQGRYGALPGFRGINVSDFSPASVPYTDVLGDARAGVAGTNNYSDERNTLEEYGLYSKLTFRPVQDLALIAGGRISNYRQHANVDELDDSTSDSRSDSSRFTPYGGLVYDLDDHHSLYASYSQVFKPQTSTDANNELLKPRKGEQYEAGVKGSYFNGDLNARLTAFRMYDKNRGAATASGDTNDAVALGKTRIQGAELELTGSITDQWDVIAGYTYMDTEIERESTTQGDGLFLLMPRNMINLWTQYGFEGGALDGFRIGGGVTAMDGFSSSSDVEAPGYAVVDAMVGYDFTQSLSGQLNFNNILDKKYYERVGGLNTFNMYGAPASVVASLRYDF comes from the coding sequence ATGAATCAAACGGGGAAGTTCTATCCCGGTGCAGGTGAAGTACGCTATCTGACCTCGTTTCTGGCCGGCGCCGTATTGCTGCCGGTGGCCGGAGGCGTATGGGCGGCCGAGCCGCAGGGAGACAGCGGTGCGGCGACCACGACGGTCACCACGACCACCGCCACGGCCTCCGGCGGTGACGGCTCGCGTCTTGATACGATCACCGTGGAAGGCAACCGGCTCTATGACATGCTTCCCTCCGAGCAGACCGGCGGTTATGGCGTGGATGCCGCCACCGTCGGCACCAAAACGCCGGCCGCCCTGCGTGACATTCCCCAGTCGATCAGTGTGGTGACCCGCGAGGCGATCGAGGATCAAAACTTCGACACGCTCGACCAGATGGCCAAACGTACCCCCGGCGTTCGCGTGCTCTCCAACGATGATGGCCGCTCCTCGATCTACTCGCGCGGCTATGAGTACGATGAGTACAGCATCGATGGCCTACCCTCACCGATGTCCAGCATTACTGGTTCAGTTCCCACGCTTTCAGCCGTTGATCGGGTCGAGATCATGCGTGGCCCCTCCGGGCTCTTTAACAGCACCAGCGAAATGGGCGGCATCGTCAATCTGGTTCGCAAGCGCCCAACCTACGATTTTCAGGGCCATGTGACCGGCCGCTACGGCAGCTGGGATCAGCGTTATATCGAAACCGACCTCTCCGGCCCGATCAATGCCGATGGCAGCGTGCGCGGTCGTCTGGTGATCGACAACAGCGACACCAACGGCTTTGTCGATCACAACGATAACGAGCGCAACAACTTCTATGGCGCGCTGGATGCCGATCTGGACGAGGACACCACGCTGTCGCTCGCCTTTTTGCGCCAGAGCAAGGACATCAACGTCAACAATGGTCTGCCGGCCAACCGCGATGGCAGCCTGCGCGAATATCGTCGTTCCAAACTCTTTGGAGCCGACTGGAACAGCTTTACCAGTCAGTCCAACGACTGGATTGCCGAGCTGACCCATCGCTTTGATAACGGCGCCTACGGTCGTCTGGCCGGGCGTTACTCCAACCGCAACGCCGATTACAACTACGCCTTCGGTGCCGGTGGGCCCGCAGCCGGTGTCGATGAGAACGGCAACGCCACGCTGATGGGACTGGGCGGCAAGGCCGATGAACAGTCGGTTGCACTGGACGCCAGCTATAGTCAGCCCTTCGAGGCGCTGGGCAATACCAGTGAATTCGTGGTGGGCACCGACTATAAACGCTTTGAAACCGAACAGGAGCAGGGCCGTTACGGCGCGCTGCCAGGGTTTCGGGGTATCAATGTCAGCGACTTTTCACCCGCCAGTGTGCCTTATACCGATGTCCTGGGTGATGCGCGTGCCGGCGTTGCCGGGACCAACAACTATAGCGATGAGCGCAACACGCTCGAGGAGTATGGCCTTTACTCCAAGCTGACCTTCCGCCCGGTTCAGGATCTGGCGTTGATCGCCGGCGGCCGGATCAGCAACTATCGCCAGCATGCCAATGTGGACGAGCTGGATGACAGCACCTCCGACTCGCGTAGCGACAGCTCGCGCTTCACGCCCTACGGCGGCCTGGTCTACGATCTGGATGATCACCATTCGCTGTATGCCAGCTATTCACAGGTGTTCAAGCCGCAGACCTCGACCGATGCCAACAATGAGCTGCTCAAGCCGCGCAAGGGTGAGCAGTATGAAGCGGGTGTGAAGGGCAGCTACTTCAACGGTGATCTGAACGCCCGCCTGACGGCCTTTAGGATGTATGACAAGAACCGTGGAGCCGCGACGGCCAGTGGCGATACCAATGATGCCGTGGCACTGGGCAAGACCCGAATTCAGGGGGCCGAGCTTGAGCTGACCGGTAGCATCACCGATCAGTGGGACGTGATCGCCGGCTATACCTACATGGATACCGAGATCGAGCGTGAATCCACAACGCAGGGCGATGGCCTGTTCCTGCTGATGCCGCGTAACATGATCAATCTCTGGACCCAGTATGGCTTTGAGGGCGGAGCGCTGGATGGTTTCCGCATCGGCGGTGGCGTGACGGCGATGGACGGTTTCAGTTCGAGTTCGGATGTGGAAGCGCCGGGCTATGCGGTGGTCGATGCCATGGTCGGCTACGACTTCACTCAAAGCCTGTCGGGTCAGCTCAACTTCAACAACATTCTCGACAAGAAGTATTACGAGCGTGTGGGTGGCCTGAACACCTTCAACATGTATGGCGCGCCAGCCAGCGTGGTGGCCTCGCTGCGCTACGACTTCTGA
- a CDS encoding 2,3-dihydro-2,3-dihydroxybenzoate dehydrogenase, with translation MSGEFKGEHIVITGAARGIGATLARDLLEEGASVALLDSLADPLKETAAQLGRAFGTERVSTHVVDVSDSGAVDTAIADIEAHAPITRLAHVAGVLQMGRVTELTDAQWLHALNVNTTGVFNVTRAVARRMAERQQGAIVVVGSNAADTPRQAMGAYCASKAATHQLVRCLGLEMAEYNVRCNIVSPGSTDTDMQRGMWVDDSGRDNVIRGSLEGWKLGIPLRRIAEPEDVSEAIRFLLSDRARHITLHDMRIDGGATLGIR, from the coding sequence ATGAGCGGTGAGTTTAAAGGCGAACACATTGTCATCACCGGCGCCGCGCGCGGCATCGGCGCCACGCTGGCACGTGATCTGCTTGAGGAAGGGGCAAGTGTCGCCCTGCTGGACAGCCTTGCAGACCCCCTGAAGGAGACGGCGGCGCAGCTTGGGCGTGCCTTTGGCACCGAGCGGGTCAGCACCCATGTTGTCGATGTCAGCGATTCAGGTGCCGTGGATACCGCCATCGCCGACATCGAGGCCCACGCGCCCATCACGCGTCTGGCGCATGTGGCCGGCGTTTTGCAGATGGGTCGCGTGACAGAGCTGACCGATGCCCAGTGGCTGCATGCGTTGAACGTCAATACCACCGGCGTTTTCAACGTCACCCGCGCCGTGGCCCGGCGAATGGCCGAGCGACAGCAGGGGGCCATCGTGGTAGTCGGCTCCAACGCCGCCGATACGCCGCGCCAGGCCATGGGCGCCTACTGCGCCTCCAAGGCCGCCACGCATCAGCTGGTGCGCTGCCTGGGTCTGGAAATGGCCGAATACAACGTGCGCTGCAACATCGTCTCGCCCGGCTCCACGGATACCGACATGCAGCGCGGCATGTGGGTCGATGACAGCGGTCGCGATAACGTGATTCGCGGCTCGCTGGAAGGCTGGAAGCTTGGCATTCCGCTCCGGCGCATTGCCGAACCCGAAGACGTTAGCGAGGCGATCCGCTTTTTGCTGTCCGACCGCGCCCGCCACATTACCCTGCATGACATGCGCATCGACGGGGGTGCCACGCTGGGCATTCGATAA
- a CDS encoding siderophore-interacting protein gives MSATETIPPQATAQTAPPKGKKRPPMLLEVVRREVVTEHMIRIVLGGEALEGFPAHRGGGHIKIFLPLEHQRAPVLPQLTEAGVVWPAAQEKPITRTYSVRHFDVERRELSVDFVAHGDEGPASRWALAAQPGDLIGISGPGGPDPLLPPADWSLIAGDMTALPAISALLEDMSEDARGVVFIEVESPSERQTLHHPSGVDVHWLYRGEIPSCLSTLQIDAVRAMDFPESGSVSAWVGGENSAVLSLREHLMGIRGLTKRELYAVPYWRHCWNEERYHQERHRIMDELK, from the coding sequence ATGAGCGCTACTGAAACGATCCCGCCTCAAGCCACTGCGCAGACAGCGCCGCCAAAGGGCAAGAAGCGCCCGCCCATGCTTTTGGAAGTGGTGCGCCGAGAAGTCGTTACCGAGCACATGATCCGTATCGTGCTCGGAGGTGAGGCGCTGGAAGGCTTTCCCGCCCATCGCGGTGGCGGCCACATCAAGATTTTTCTCCCGCTTGAGCACCAGCGTGCACCGGTACTGCCGCAGCTGACCGAGGCCGGCGTGGTCTGGCCGGCGGCACAGGAGAAGCCGATTACCCGCACCTACAGCGTGCGCCATTTCGACGTTGAGCGTCGCGAGCTGAGCGTGGATTTCGTGGCCCATGGCGACGAAGGCCCCGCCTCGCGCTGGGCGCTGGCTGCCCAACCGGGAGACCTGATCGGTATCAGCGGCCCGGGTGGCCCTGACCCGCTGCTCCCACCGGCCGACTGGTCACTGATTGCCGGTGACATGACGGCCCTGCCGGCCATCAGCGCACTGCTCGAAGACATGAGCGAAGACGCACGCGGCGTGGTGTTCATTGAAGTGGAGAGTCCCTCCGAGCGCCAGACGCTGCATCATCCGTCAGGCGTTGACGTGCACTGGCTCTACCGCGGCGAGATTCCATCATGTCTGTCCACACTGCAGATCGATGCGGTGCGTGCCATGGATTTCCCCGAATCCGGCAGCGTCTCGGCCTGGGTCGGCGGCGAGAACTCGGCCGTGCTCTCCCTTCGCGAGCATCTGATGGGCATTCGCGGCCTGACCAAACGTGAGCTTTACGCGGTGCCCTACTGGCGCCACTGCTGGAACGAGGAACGCTATCACCAGGAGCGTCATCGCATCATGGATGAGCTCAAATGA